From Indicator indicator isolate 239-I01 chromosome 12, UM_Iind_1.1, whole genome shotgun sequence:
CTGTGCTGGTTCCCCATTTGAGATCTTACAACACCCACGAGTCCACTTAACTTAGCAATCCAAAGATACAGTGAAACGTTTCAACCTCTCATAAAAGAGAGGATGATAAAAGGGCAATGTGTTTCCCTCCCTGTGGGAAAAACAAACTCTCGCTCTCTGCAGAACAGCGACAACGCTGTTAGCAACCGACACGACTATAAAACTGCTGTTAGGCTCCGAGCGGTTAAAATCTTTGGCATAAAGGTGAACTTTGAGCACTGCCCTGAGCCGATCCGCCTGCTAAAGCCACCGTGCTGTGTCCCTTTGGCGCTGGTGGtcctggcagagagggagaaaccTGCCCGGCTCCCCAATATGCCTGAACACAACCTGGGGCACTCGGCACGTTTTACAGGCCCTGGAAATGACAGAAGGATCAAGCTTTGGGATAGAGGCGGAAAGAACCGGGGAACTGTCCCTTCGTTTACTCCAAGCCGTGGGGCTTCCCTGCCATCGCCCGCTGTCATGCAGCCGCGCACAGGCTCGGGTAAACCCACACAGGCTCACAAGGCTGTGCCCTCCGGCAGGGAGAGCTGGAGGGCATTGCTGGCGCACGGCGAGCCCGGCGGCACTTGGAtacttgcagcacagagcacagtttgtctctgcagccctcagcgGCAAGCTCCGGCGACAGCCTAGGTCGGGGGCTTTTCCTGGCGGCACACTTACCGCCTCTGCAGGCACCTCGGCCCTGCGGGGGCAGCCCCCGCCTGCGGCACCGCGGCCTTGCGGATCGGGGCCCGCAGCATCCCCGGACCGAGGTGCGGAAAGGGGGCGGCCGGTACGGCCTCACCTGCAAAGCGGATCTTGACCAGGTCTAGCGGGTGGAGCACCAGGGTGGAAACGACGCCGCCGCTCAGCCCCGCCGCCAGGTTCTCCAGCTGTACGTGGCGGAGCACGGATCGCAGGGGCGACGGTGCCGCGGCCGGCGCCTCCACGGTGCACGCGGGCCGCTGGGCGCTCATCGCCAACGGCAGCGGCGCGCGGGCAGGGGGCGGGGCAGCCGCCGCGCGCTGACAGCCGGCTCGGCCACCGCGAGGAGCAGAGTCGCGCGAGAACAGCCCTCCCGGCGCATCCGGTCACGTGCGCGCGCGGGGCCGTTCTTCACGGCGGCGGGGTTGCGGGCGCGTGTGCGGCGCGAGGATGCGGGTCAAGGTGCTGAGCCGCAACCCCGACGACTACGTGCGCGAGACCAAGCTGGACCTGCAGCGCGGTGAGCGGCCGAGGGTGGCGGAGGAGTGGaaagcaggaaggcaggcaAGCAAGCGCTGGGGGGGCTGTCAGCCCACCCCGCTGTTGAGCTGCCGAGCCCCTGGCGGAGGGTGTCAGCCAGCTGAGAGCTGTCGAGCCCCTGGCGGGCTGGGGTCTTCACTCCCTCCCACCGCCGGGCCGGTCGGcggaggaggagaaggtggcGGCGGCAATCACGTCACCTTGCGCGTGTGTGGCCCGTCCCCGTTGCTCAGCCGGCCGCGAGGCGCTGGGCAGGCCGTGTGGCTCTGCCTCATACTCCGGCTTCTGACCCGGCTGCCCAGCGGCTGCCGGTCCCAGGCGGGGGTGTGTCTGTGTGGTAGTCGTCCGCAGAGGAAGGCGCTCGCTGCCCCGCCAGCGGGCTTGGTGGCTGCGGAAACTCCGCTCCGGGCTCGCCAGAGCGTGGCCTGGAAACGCTTCAGCGCGGAGCTGGGGGGTTAGTCACCATTCTGGTACACCGAGTGGAGGTTTAGTGTTACCTAGGTTACTCTTGACAATCATTTGCGCTTACTGCTGTTTCTTGCCTGGTTTCAAcagctttttctgcttcttgcaTATCCCTCCTTAAAACTGGCAAAAATCTTGTAAATTTACGACTTTGTAGCTGCAGCGGCATCTGGTAGGTGGGATGATGAATtccatgctctgctctgtgcaccCTCCATAGAACTGTTGTTGCACAGTCATCTAGCTTCGCCTCTAACATCGACATGATATTTAGTTTCTTTCTAGTGTCAGACGTGAAGTTTGTAAAATGCTCTTTCTGACAAAGTAGTGAAACGAGTGAGTCTCATTTCTGAGCCAGGGCTGGCTTTCAGCAGACTGAGCACAAAGAGAGCTAGGTTGCCTCTTTGCATGTCCATGTAGCTGTGTGTTCCTTTCTGTGTGTTCCAATTTAGTGTTAGGAGCTTGTGGCgtgtttaattctttttttgtggtagctcttgtctttttaaaaataatagaagATACCTGCAACTTGCAGTTCATTCTCTATTTTACCTTCCCCTGAAAAAGacataaaataattttggaGTTATTTCAGACTTTATTAACTTAACTTGTTAGATGAACTTACTAATGACCTCACAGACCAATGGCAGAACAGTAGGAGCAGGAAAAATCAGAAGTGTTGCAGAAATCTCTCGTGGCAGAAAAATCCAAGAGAAGAGCTTCTGAGTTCACTTTACCTTGAACTATACTACGTACCATGATTTTCTAATGTGTATTTTACTCTTATTGCAGTTCCCAGAAACTATGACCCTGCACTGCATCCATTCGAGGTCCCAAGAGAGTACACAAGGGCTCTGAATGCAGCTAAGCTAGAACGTGTGTTTGCAAAACCGTTTCTCAGCTCACTTGATGGCCACAGAGATGGAGTTAATTGCATGGCCAAACATCCAAAGAGTTTGTCAACAGTGCTGTCTGGAGCTTGTGATGGAGAGGTAAGCTGCAGttacaaaccacaacaaacaaggtacctttcttccttttttttcttttctttcttttttttttttttttttgggtgtttggggtttttttgttggtgtgttgttttttttttttttctccccttgagAAGTTAAACTGCTGCAGAGTAATAAGATTTCCAAAGTCAGATGAGCTAGGGGGAAGAGGCACATAACCAGAAACTTTTTTGAATCCTAATTTTTCATATTACTGAAGAGGTGCCAGCCCTGTCTTTGATCATTTTACATAAATATTACAAGTAGCAAGCAAGGATACTTTAAGTGGAgtcagctgcagaaaaaaatggcctcttttctgtcttctgtgcCCTCTCTCACCCTGACATTGTCCATTTCATGGTTCTCCTGTATTTTAACACCATCTTCTGGGtagctgcttgctttctgcttgtTATAGTTACTGCAGGTATCATGGAGCAGTGTAAGGAAGATTAACCTTTTCAGAGAGGAGGGGAATATATTTGTGTGAAATGTTGGCCAGTTTTCTTAGCTACTGGTAGAGCAGATAAACTACTGGCTACTGCAAATACTAATATAAAAACTGACCTCCTTTTTGTTATTCAAATGGGCCCAAAACCTCTGTGAGAGGTGGGTATCTGTATAAAATGTAGTACAGCAACTGGAAACATTCTGTCATTTCCAAAGGCTATTGCCTTAAGCTTTTCTCTTTAGAGGggcatttttttctaaaatcatCACTGCTGTTGCCTTTTAGCAGGAATTCTAGTTTGAAGAtggggggaaaagcaaaaatacagTAAGTGTGCAGCTTGGGTTGGGGGAAGGGGCATGAAAGAAAGagctgcaccttttttttttccccaggaaggGAGTAATTAAGTAGGGTTAACATAAACTTTGGCCAGTGTTCGAGCCAGGTCTGCCGTTTCGTTACAAAATGTGTAATCCCTTCATACTTGAGTTGTGGGCTTGTAGAAAACTGAAATAACAAGAGAAACTCCTCTGGTTTGCACAGGTTAAAATCTGGAACTTGACCAAGCGACAATGCATTCGTACTATCCAAGCCCACGAGGGCTTTGTTCGAGGCATGTGCGCTCGCTTCTGCGGCATGTCCTTCTTCACTGTAAGTAGAATGGCTCTGCCTGGTGCAGTGTAGCCTGTTCACCATCTGTTTGCCAGTCAGCATATTATCCTCTGCCATGCAAGAGATAAATACTGTATGAATACATTTATTCAATTTGTCAGTGAACATGACAATTCTGtttctgaagaatttttttttttatggtgctGTGTTCTGGAAGTTAAGAATATGGAAGGGATAAATACCAGAAAATTGCTAACAAATGCTCATGTAATTAAAACTTGAGTAATTCATGAAAGTAGCAGATTATGTTCATTGAAGGATGTGCAGACAATTTAAAAAAGCAGCCATTTGCCATATACTGTGATTAAAGATAAACTGATTAAGTCAAGATAGTTCCGTGCCAGTTGTTACTAGTTCCGTGCCAGTTGTTACTAGTTCCGTGCCAGTTGTTACTAGTTCCATGCCAGTTGTTACTAGTTCCATGCCAGTTGTTACTAGTTCCATGCCAGTTGTTACTATAAACCACAACTAATTCAGTAACATGTAAACCATTTGAAAATAATACGTGTTCCTGTTGGCATTAAAACAATTCTGGGATGATGcaataaaaaaattagttttgaaGAGTGTCCTGAGATTTTGCTTCTTTTGAGCTAGACACTGAAGAAGTTCACTGCTATATAAGCAAGTTCACTGCTGTACATCCATCtttcctgaagcaccacagcaggTCATAAGGACAGTAGTTAGGATGGAGGGGAAGTCATGGCAAAAATTTCTGAGTGACTCCAAATTAGAATCCTCTTTTGAGAATCCCTCTGCCTGAAAATTAAACGAAGGGAAGAAAACTGTAGTAGTGCTGCCAGGAGAGGAAGTTAAACTTGAAGAGCATTTTTTTGACCATTATGCCTGATTCAGGTCACTGCACAGCCATTTAAAAGCTTGTGCTAGCATAGTGGAAGAGGTAGTGTGGCATTAGGAGCAGACAACTCGAGCACCTGGGGTGGAAAGTACCTTTTGACTGCTTACATGCATATCAAAATGACTTGCAGAAGTTAACTTGCATTTTAGGATGCCATTTGGttaagaatcacaaaatgcagCATTGAAAAATAGTCACCATCCCAGCTCACATTTTCCCTATTTGACCCTGGGAGTGTATCTCTTTTGGAAACTGGGAAAGATATGTGGATTGGAATAAAACCAGTTGAATAGGTGAAGGAAGGGTGGCGGTGGTGGAGAAAACAGTGGTGAGTAGGTAGTTTAGTCATCTCCTTTACCGAGCAGACAGATCCCCAGACAGTCTCTGAACAGCAGCTGCTTGGGAAGCCAGCCTCTGCCTCCCCTTTGCTCTACTCCCTGAGGTTTTAATTGCTGAGCATGGTGTTACATGGTATGGAACACTCCTTTGGCCAGTTCAGGTCATCTCTCATGCCTGCATCCCCTCCCTTTCTGTTGCCCACACCTAGCCTGTAttctgctggggcaggcaggggtgATGACTGACGAAGTTGGGGGAACTGATGCCTTGACACTACAAACACtgttcagcaacagccaaggCATTGGCTAAAACAGTCCTGATACAAGGCACCATATGGGCTGCTATGAAGAATGTTAACTCCATTCCAGTCAGATGATGTATGTGTAGATTCTCATTTCCTAGTGGAAAAATGACAAGGAGAACTAATCTTCAGCTTGGAGGTCTAGAAGGGATGTGTGACTAGGCAGAAGAGAGTGATTCTCTGTGTCATAGATCATTCCCTTTTGAAGGCTACCTGTACTGAAGCGCAAAGCACGCACAGTAGGAAAACCAGAATATATTTACATAAAACTGTACATGCTTTCTACAATATTTCCAGGTTGGTGATGACAAAACTGTGAAGCAGTGGAAAATGGAGAGCCCAGAatatggagaggaggaagaacctATTCATACAATTCTTGGAAAGGTAGTAAATCTAAGTTTTGATTTTCCCACATCCCTTCTTTTCAGTTAATTTTGAACCAATTCGTAACTATCTTTTAAAGGAAGAGAGGGCAATAGTTTGGTATCACCTGTTATCATAATGGGTTGTAAGGTGATGGCAATACACTTTATTACTTCTAAAGTATGTTGAAGTTTTCACTATATTTAGCTTGCATGTAACCAAAAGGGAATATCTCAAATGCCACCAGAGACTGCCCGACTCTGTCTCTACTAATAATTCCTTTCCTGTGAACCAGTCAGATCATTCTGTAGTCTCCCTGTCTTCAGATGTGTGTTGTCTGcattaaataattttcttttcatgcttCTACCTTGCAGCCATTCAATATAAAATTTTAACTAATTTATTTTTGACAAAAGCAGACTAAAAATACGTCAGCACTTCAAGTTTGTGAGTTTGTTTGAAGAACAACATTAAATCCCTATTTTTAAATAGCTATTTTGAAACTCTTTCATTGTAATGTCTGTAGACTGCTCATGTCTGCTCAGGTCCTCACTGAAAATTTGTAGTTGTGTACTTAAAAATCCCCACTTGCTGTAAAGCCAGCCAGGACATTGCAAGTGGGCTTGTAATGACTCcattggaaataaaaaaaatgcagacatGCACATTAAATGAGTACACAGAAAGCTAGTCTGTTATCTAAGGGTGCATCTTACAAGATTTGATTTCTGGTACCAGAGGTGACTTGCTTTACAGTCATATAAATGAATGAATACATGACAGACTTTTTGTGCAATGACTTGTTGATCTTTGTTGTGACAGAACATACTTGCATATTTATGTATACAATTGTTTTGTAAATAGCtttgttgttctttgtttttcttttaaagacagTGTATACAGGAATTGATCACCACTGGAAGGATGCAGTTTTTGCCACTTGTGGCCAACAAGTGGACATTTGGGATGAGCAAAGGACAAGTCCCATGTGTTCTCTAACATGGGGTTTTGATAGCATAAGCAGTGTAAAATTTAATCCCATTGAGGTAATGTTTCTGTTATATATTGCAAATCACTATTTTTCTTGATCAGTGTAAGGTCTAGACTCTATCAACACCATCTTTAACAGCTTCTTCCAAAGTTAGATTTGGATATGTGTTATTTATGGGGATGTATACACATTTTTATGGCTATATGGATATATAGCTATGGGGATGTACACATTTAGTTTTATGGCTATATTGCTTTGGAATATAACACTGtatattttaatcttttttctttttatctctcttagtgggggagaagaggaagaagaatagGGCCTTCTCTGTTCTGCCCACAGCTATACATATGCCCTACCTCAATCATACAGTGAGCAGTTAGGTGGCTGTGGAGCTCTTACCTGTTCCATTACTGTACTCCCTTTGATCAAGACATCTCCCCATCTCCCTGGGAAAAACAATTACATTTGATCTTCTTAAGCAGTTCCTATATACCTCTTGGCTGGGCTGAGTCTGTAGCTGAAGTGTTCATGAGGAACTGCTTGTTACTTTTGAAACAGAGAGGACTGGGTGACAGGGGAAGCTATTTACAATGTTTGTGCTGAATAATGAGCTGCACATAAAGAACAATTAACAGATCCTTGTTCAGTCAAGGAAATATATTTAGCTATCAGCTTTGTGAAACAGGTTAGGAATCTAATGTTAACTGTTAACCATACTCTAGAAGTATGGAGGAGACCACACAcatgggttttctttttcctttttttttttttttttttccagacataCCTTTTGGGAAGCTGTGCTTCTGACAGAAATATTGTGCTGTATGATATGAGAAAGTCAACTCCGTTAAAGAAGGTAATCTTTGTCTTTTTAACAGAAGCATACAGCACTAATAATTGTACTAAATACATAAATAGTCTGTAACCATTGGTGATGAGAAAGGCAAGCTCTGAACTGTGGATTCACTTGAGTTTTCATCCTCTAATTTGGAGTCTTTTAAGGGATTTGAATTAATGTTAGGATTTAAACCTTGCAGAGTTAGAGGAGCCCTTTCCTGCATTCAGATGGGCTGTCGTGCTTGCTCTGTTGTGATTCTTGATGAAGTGCCTGACCTGACAGCAATTTCACCACAAGAAC
This genomic window contains:
- the DCAF13 gene encoding DDB1- and CUL4-associated factor 13, which encodes MRVKVLSRNPDDYVRETKLDLQRVPRNYDPALHPFEVPREYTRALNAAKLERVFAKPFLSSLDGHRDGVNCMAKHPKSLSTVLSGACDGEVKIWNLTKRQCIRTIQAHEGFVRGMCARFCGMSFFTVGDDKTVKQWKMESPEYGEEEEPIHTILGKTVYTGIDHHWKDAVFATCGQQVDIWDEQRTSPMCSLTWGFDSISSVKFNPIETYLLGSCASDRNIVLYDMRKSTPLKKVILNMRTNTLCWNPMEAYVFTAANEDYNLYTFDMRYLESPMRVHMDHVSAVLDVDYSPTGKEFVSASFDKSIRIFPVDKGHSREVYHTKRMQHVITVKWTSDNKYILCGSDEMNIRLWKANASEKLGVLAPREKAAMNYNQKLKEKFQYHPKIRRIAQHRHLPKSIFCQIKEQRIMREARRRKELNRRKHSKPGSIPVVSERRKHIVAVVK